One segment of Pelecanus crispus isolate bPelCri1 chromosome 2, bPelCri1.pri, whole genome shotgun sequence DNA contains the following:
- the GEM gene encoding GTP-binding protein GEM, with translation MTLNNVTMRRTHNSSLQQQQQRWSIPADGKNLLVQKDSNEYNPQKRYTISPDEYYRRSWSSESSDSVISSESGSNCYRVVLIGEHSVGKSSLANIFAGVHDSIDSDCEVLGEDTYERTLMVDGESATIILLDMWDNKREGEWIRDHCMQVGDAYLIVYSITDRASFEKASELRIQLRRARQKEDIPIILVGNKSDLVRCREVSVAEGRACAVVFDCKFIETSAAVQHNVKELFEGIVRQVRLRRDSKEKNEKRLAYQKRRESIPKKARRFWGKIVAKNNKNMAFKLKSKSCHDLSVL, from the exons ATGACCCTCAACAACGTTACCATGCGTCGCACCCACaacagcagcctgcagcagcagcagcagcgatgGAGCATCCCTGCTGATGGAAAGAATCTGCTGGTCCAGAAAGACTCCAATGAGTACAACCCACAGAAGCGATACACCATCAGTCCCGATGAATACTACAGAAGGAGCTGGTCCTCGGAGTCATCCGACTCCGTCATCTCCTCTGAGTCCGGCAGCAATTGCTACCGGGTGGTGCTGATCGGGGAGCACAGCGTAGGCAAGTCCTCGCTAGCCAACATCTTTGCGGGGGTGCATGACAGCATCGACAGCGACTGTGAGGTGCTGGGAG aagacACATATGAAAGAACTCTGATGGTGGATGGGGAAAGTGCAACAATTATACTGCTCGACATGTGGGATAATAAG CGTGAGGGAGAATGGATTCGAGACCACTGCATGCAAGTGGGAGACGCATACTTGATTGTCTACTCCATCACAGACCGAGCCAGCTTTGAGAAAGCCTCTGAACTCAGAATACAGCTCCGCAGGGCACGCCAGAAAGAAGACATCCCCATTATTTTGGTCGGCAACAAAAGTGACCTTGTCAGGTGCCGCGAAGTTTCAGTGGCAG AGGGACGAGCCTGTGCCGTCGTGTTTGACTGCAAGTTTATCGAGACCTCGGCAGCCGTGCAGCACAATGTGAAAGAGCTGTTTGAAGGCATCGTGCGGCAAGTCCGGCTCCGCAGGGACAGCAAGGAAAAGAACGAGAAGCGGCTGGCGTACCAGAAACGGAGAGAGAGCATCCCCAAGAAAGCCAGGCGGTTTTGGGGCAAAATAGTTGCCAAGAACAACAAGAACATGGCCTTCAAACTCAAGTCCAAGTCTTGCCATGACCTATCGGTACTTTAA